Genomic window (Octopus bimaculoides isolate UCB-OBI-ISO-001 chromosome 28, ASM119413v2, whole genome shotgun sequence):
CAACACGTTGATGATTAGCCTCCTCAAAAGGCATTGTAggttttgttataaaaatgttatcagattcagtaaggcgtttaatttttttcagcttccatgtttattaatcttttcagttttgtaggatttgttataaaaatgttatcagattcagtaaggcgtttaatttttttcagcttcCATGTTTATTAATCTTTTCAGTTTTGTAGGATTTGTTATNNNNNNNNNNNNNNNNNNNNNNNNNNNNNNNNNNNNNNNNNNNNNNNNNNNNNNNNNNNNNNNNNNNNNNNNNNNNNNNNNNNNNNNNNNNNNNNNNNNNNNNNNNNNNNNNNNNNNNNNNNNNNNNNNNNNNNNNNNNNNNNNNNNNNNNNNNNNNNNNNNNNNNNNNNNNNNNNNNNNNNNNNNNNNNNNNNNNNNNNNNNNNNNNNNNNNNNNNNNNNNNNNNNNNNNNNNNNNNNNNNNNNNNNNNNNNNNNNNNNNNNNNNNNNNNNNNNNNNNNNNNNNNNNNNNNNNNNNNNNNNNNNNNNNNNNNNNNNNNNNNNNNNNNNNNNNNNNNNNNNNNNNNNNNNNNNNNNNNNNNNNNNNNNNNNNNNNNNNNNNNNNNNNNNNNNNNNNNNNNNNNNNNNNNNNNNNNNNNNNNNNNNNNNNNNNNNNNNNNNNNNNNNNNNNNNNNNNNNNNNNNNNNNNNNNNNNNNNNNNNNNNNNNNNNNNNNNNNNNNNNNNNNNNNNNNNNNNNNNNNNNNNNNNNNNNNNNNNNNNNNNNNNNNNNNNNNNNNNNNNNNNNNNNNNNNNNNNNNNNNNNNNNNNNNNNNNNNNNNNNNNNNNNNNNNNNNNNNNNNNNNNNNNNNNNNNNNNNNNNNNNNNNNNNNNNNNNNNNNNNNNNNNNNNNNNNNNNNNNNNNNNNNNNNNNNNNNNNNNNNNNNNNNNNNNNNNNNNNNNNNNNNNNNNNNNNNNNNNNNNNNNNNNNNNNNNNNNNNNNNNNNNNNNNNNNNNNNNNNNNNNNNNNNNNNNNNNNNNNNNNNNNNNNNNNNNNNNNNNNNNNNNNNNNNNNNNNNNNNNNNNNNNNNNNNNNNNNNNNNNNNNNNNNNNNNNNNNNNNNNNNNNNNNNNNNNNNNNNNNNNNNNNNNNNNNNNNNNNNNNNNNNNNNNNNNNNNNNNNNNNNNNNNNNNNNNNNNNNNNNNNNNNNNNNNNNNNNNNNNNNNNNNNNNNNNNNNNNNNNNNNNNNNNNNNNNNNNNNNNNNNNNNNNNNNNNNNNNNNNNNNNNNNNNNNNNNNNNNNNNNNNNNNNNNNNNNNNNNNNNNNNNNNNNNNNNNNNNNNNNNNNNNNNNNNNNNNNNNNNNNNNNNNNNNNNNNNNNNNNNNNNNNNNNNNNNNNNNNNNNNNNNNNNNNNNNNNNNNNNNNNNNNNNNNNNNNNNNNNNNNNNNNNNNNNNNNNNNNNNNNNNNNNNNNNNNNNNNNNNNNNNNNNNNNNNNNNNNNNNNNNNNNNNNNNNNNNNNNNNNNNNNNNNNNNNNNNNNNNNNNNNNNNNNNNNNNNNNNNNNNNNNNNNNNNNNNNNNNNNNNNNNNNNNNNNNNNNNNNNNNatatatatatatatatatatatatagtccagaAACTTAAAGGGAGGtaataaatttggtaaaaatcTATTACCACGTTTCATTcacaaattttgttgtatatttcTATTATGATGTCATAGTTAGTTACCAATTTTCCTTAAGTCCTGactttttcttcatattatcCATACTTTGGCAGACACCAACACTGGATTTATAGATACCCACTTGTCTATAAACAACACACCATTGAATTATTTTCCCGACTtgtcttttaatctttttgtaAGAGCGGGCAGAGCTGCACCTATATGTTTAAGGGTTTCTGAGATTTCTTTGAGGCAGTAAATTATCGTTAAACTATAGAACtcaaattttttaatttcaaatctgaAATCTCAATGGTGGTTGGTGTCATAACATAATTGCAAAGTATTTAGTTTGTGTCATTTAACTGTATAGGCTCTTAACAAGGCTCTTTCAGTGCAGAAAACCTGGGAGTTCCAACAAGAAACCAACAGTTTTGCAACAAATTTGTATGGAAAGGAAATATAGAATTTATTCTGTAATATTATAGGTGGAATATTTCCTCTGAATTAACAGaacatttttgctttattttgcttcaatctgtgtgtgtgcatgtttaagaTAACACAGCTGGGCCTATTTTGACAGCACACACAGATGAAGATGGCTTATTTTCATGTCCACCTTTTGGTTCCAATATAATACCCACATGATTCCTTTCCTTCCAAATCTGTTTTTTTCTAAAGTGATGATGAGCTCTCTGTGGTGTGCTTGGTCAAATGCTTCAGCATCATTTACGAATcaattttcttacatttatttgcAAAAGcaatttatttgcttttgtgtTGGAATGTTGAATCATAATATGACATCTCTTGTACCTCTGTTGACCTTAAATCCAAATTGCTCTTCACCAACTTCTGCAtgaatttttctatttctattcattCTTCCTAGTATGGCTCTTAGAAATATTTTGAGAGCATGAGACTAATAGTACTATTTCAGAGCTCTCATTGATTTTAGGTTTTCTTGGAAAGGTGAtaaataaccatcatcatcatcatcatcgtatgtctgttctccatgctgatatgggttggatggtttgacaggagctgcccagCTTTGAAGCTGCCCAGgtttcattttgtctgttttggatgcccttctgacagccaaccactttacacaaaGTGGTGGGTGCTTTTAAAGTGGCACCAGTACAGGGGCTTTTACATGGCATATGATTAAAAAGGTCAGTGAGTTTGACAATTCTATAACTTTCTATTACTTCAAACATCTCAAATGTTATTGTATGTGAAATAGGCAGGAAATCTTCCACAGATCTGGTCTTGTTATCCTCAATTGTAGTCAAAATAGAGGAAAAAATCCAGTGATCCGTCGGTACTGATTTCCACAGAGTTGGTATTAGTAGATAACAATAGTCACCGTTTTtcaaccttgtgagtgaatgacATTCTTTATTGATATATCAAAGGATTGCCAAAGCTCGTTTTATCATGAAATATGTGGGAATCATTTATCTCAAATAAGCTATTTAAAAGTGCAGGGACCTTGCTTGGTCCTGCCTGAAATTCAAAACCAAATCCACTGGCTTGTTGCTTGTCAAGCAAGTATGAAATCCCTTTGTCTTTGCATCTCCACACTGGATGATTAATGGAAACACTTGACCTAAGACCTTTTTGCTGGTCACTGAAGGGTCAGTTCTTTGTTTAAGATTTGACCTACATCCTGAACATAGACTATATAACACAGAGTATTTCTTTCTCTGATCTCTTCTGTCAACCCAACTGGCATGGAACATGTTTGTGTCAGCCATGAACAGAAGCAAATCTTCTTCTTGTCCTTCAGTTGTCATTCAAAGAGCAGCTTTGAGGGACaatgccacctttatcctttcttcctctctgtcagcATAGTGTaatctttactctttctctcactaccaGCAGAATGCATAACTACCAACCAGCGAGTGAAACTTTAACACTCTCAGCTATGTACAATTACTGCTGTCTTACTAACAACTGCAGGCAAATAAATCTGTAAATATTATTGTATTCTTCAATGTTTATCGTCATTTGGTGTCTCTTATGTGAGAACCTTACATCTTCACTTCAACAGTAGTTACATCTACACACTACAAAAgcgcacaaacaaatacacaaatatttgtttattgatcACTGTAGGGAAATCTGGATTAGTTGTAAAGTCAAAAGCGAAAAGCGACTTAAATTACTATAGGTGTGTATTTCAGTTCTATGCTACAAAGGCTGTTTGACTGGACTTTTTACTGTTTTGAATTGAGTTGGCTCCTTCTTGCTGTTTATGCACATCTATTTATTCCACACATAAATATGTTGATTCAATGTAATTTTCATATTGCTTCATATTTCTAACTTTtctagaaaaaacaaaatgaaattattagtTTTGAATGGAATATAAACCAAAATGGTGGAGTTTCATCTCAGTGTTTATAATCGAGAAGGCCTATGGTGAAACATATTCCAGTATTGactattctaaaaatataaaaataaaagggcTCCAGATAATGGATAATCTGAATCTGATAACACTGGACAACAAAGATTTTGCTACTGGAGTGAAAGCTTGTGTTTCAGACTAAATTGAGGATTCTGAATCTGCACTCAGAATTGTTCTAGCACGTCAGGATTTTGAGTGATGTGCAAAATTATAACTATACTTTCGGCTAGATATAGgccatattataaaatatgctaAAATGAAAAGAGTCTTAAtccaaaattaaagaaatggatgagaaagttcattatttagtttagcacCAAATACGTCAGTTTGTTCTTGGCAACTCAGTGTCATTTGCACTGCCGTCACATGTAGTATGTATATCTCTCGCTCAGCATGATTAGTTTTAACTGTTCTCATTGTGTTAGATCATAACTTTTGTTATGTCTGTTAGTAATTTGTTGTGCGTGACCAGCAGAAGAACATTGCCACTAAATTAAAAACtgcctataaatattatttcgggTTTAAAGCTGGGCACCAAGACAAGAGGTGGTTACCTCATATATGCTGCTCCGTGTATTACTCAGGGGTTACACAGTAGCTGAATGGAAAATGGAAGGGAATTCCTTTTCCTGTACGGATGGTATGGCGTGAGTAACCAATCATGTCTCTGATTGTTACTTTTTGCATAACTAATATTGGTGGTTTCTCAAAGAAAACTAAAGCAAAAATTGTGTATGCAGATTGTAAGTCGGCTCTAAAACCGGTCCCACATGACATCGAGAACCCTGTTCCAGTTTCCCTCTCACATGATTCACTTGAAGACCTTGACACCCACCACCCTGATTCTCCTATCGACGAAGAGTACGTAGTTGATTCTAAGAAAAATGAGCCACGCTTGTTTAATGAAGAAGATTTggtcaaactaaagggtttgaccccgtgggaaataaaaaaattaaatattctaataggtgtaaaacaacttgctgcgaacgaatatgaagaaaaaaacgcTCGTTCGCGAACGNNNNNNNNNNNNNNNNNNNNNNNNNNNNNNNNNNNNNNNNNNNNNNNNNNNNNNNNNNNNNNNNNNNNNNNNNNNNNNNNNNNNNNNNNNNNNNNNNNNNNNNNNNNNNNNNNNNNNNNNNNNNNNNNNNNNNNNNNNNNNNNNNNNNNNNNNNNNNNNNNNNNNNNNNNNNNNNNNNNNNNNNNNNNNNNNNNNNNNNNNNNNNNNNNNNNNNNNNNNNNNNNNNNNNNNNNNNNNNNNNNNNNNNNNNNNNNNNNNNNNNCTGGGAacgaatatgcgtgtgtgtgtgtgtgtgtctgtgagtgtgtgtgatatgtgacgatgtgaatgttccgagtcctctccccaccccacctTTCGCGGgagcccattttttttttttttcatattcgttcagaGCAAGTAGTTTTACATCTAttgcactatttttcttttgtttctttgctcCGGTGAGGCGTCTCGGAACATTCAGGATGCGAATGTTCCGAGGCCTCcccccgttcgcgagcgcgcgttttttttcttcatattcgttcgcagcaagttgttttacacctattagaatatttaatttttttatttccctccgggtcaaaccctttagtttgaccGAAGATTTGAACGATTTAGTAAGAGACAGCATTATAATTAATAGTTCATCTGGATTTGTGAGTAACATTTTAAAATCGAGCACACAAATTCctgtcattttgttttattcatttacttatttcggATCTTTTCTgtgaaaagtctaattcttcttttgtatatttagaaCTACACTGTCGTAtgcgttctctttttttttttaagacagaagTTGTAGTTTGAGGGTAAtttatctgttatttctagcaggttacaCAACCATGTAGAGGATCCTTTGTTGATATAAAATAGTTATTATactggatgattttttttttatattccttatgTATTAAATTGCGTTAGGAACGTTTAGCATATGACACCGGTGTCATTCATACAGGgaaaaattatcaatgacaccGTCTGTCCCGTATGTTTATAATTAGTTCAATTAATCTAAAAATGGATTTTGTTATTATCTCATGTTAACGTGTAAACGTTAATATTTGAGACTAACATAGTAACCTACATGTTTCAGAGTCGATGCCCAATCacctttattttaaaacatttcctttcattACAAACTACGTTACGTTGTGAAGTGATTGTTCTCTATTTTGCAAAGGAAAAAGATTTTAATGACCAACAAACGGAATGAATCTACTTTCTGAAGTTTTCTTGATTTTCAGTTGGCCTTCGGTTGGGAAGGACGTATTATTTAGATTAGCATCATTGTAAACTTAATTACTCTCCACACTAAACAAACGTAATTTATCAagactacacacacgcacacattttctttctctggcTTTGGTTAGTATGTTTTTGCTTTATAGTTGTTCCTATCATTCATTCTGTTACAACATGTAGTTGTAGAAATGTCGATTTTGTCCGAATGTCTGCTAACAGTTATTTACGAACTCTCTTCATTTGTTGTAACCTACATGATAACATCCATTTACCACATCCACATTTCTTAACGTAGAAATAGAAGTCGTTTTGTTAACAATGTGTGGTGCCACATGGAGAAAACTCGGTATGTAACAGGCATTCTAGTAAGTATGAAATATATCTACATTGCATATTTTCCACACATGTAAATAGAGATCTATGATATCCAAACCAAGAAACTGAACCATAACAGATTATACTCGCAGACATTTCTCAGTTCTTATGTGTTTCTTGAAAATGAATATGGAGAACGTTAATCACTTGGACACTGCGAACACAGCGGGTTTTAACGACACAGTTACAGttacacagatagacagagatgAGAGACCTCTTCATATTGAAACAGTCATTAAACAAAGATCATTAGAGAGAAATAGTTCTGATTATCGCTGTGAGATTCGTAGGAAAACATTCTCTTCGGAACACGAAGTATTTCGGCATAAAGTAATACACTATAGGGAAAAACTTTTCCAGTGTGAAGTATGCGGAAAATCTTTTGTGTTTAACAGTAAATTAGCAAGTCATAAGAGAAtgcacacaggagaaaaaccttacGAGTGTgcaatatgtgggaaatctttcttttataattctcATCTTGTTACccacaaacgtactcacacaggagaaaaaccttttCATTGTGAAATGTGTGGAAAGTACTTTGTTTCTAACAGTAATTTAACacaacacaaaataacacacactggagaaaaactctatcattgtgaaatatgtggtaaatCTTACACTCAGAATTCTACACTTACAGTCCACAAACGTAGTCACACGGGAGAAACTCctttccattgtgaaatatgtggaaagtcTTTTGTCTCCAGTGGTGATTTAAACGGACACAAAAGGACACACTCTGCAGAAAAACcttttcactgtgaaatctgtAATAAATCCTTTACACGGAACTCTAGTCTTATTTGTCACAGTCGAAGTCATTCTGGAGAGAAACCCTTCCAATGTGAGATATGTGGGAAATCGTTCATTCGAAATTCTCATTTTGTCCATCACAAAAGaagtcacacaggagaaaaaccatatcgttgtgaaatatgtgggaaatcgttCATTAATAATTCTTGCCTTGTAATTCACATACGTAGTCACACCGGAGAGAAACCGTTTCGTTGTGAATTGTGTGGAAAATCTTTCATTAAAAAATCCTGTCTTGTTGTTCATAAACGCGGCCACAACGGAGAAAAACCCTATcagtgtgaaatatgtggaaaatctttcGTTAAAAATTCTAGTCATGTAGATCACAAAATaattcacactggagaaagaccctatcattgtgaaatatgtggtaaatCTTTTACTCATAACTCTCATCTTGTTGTTCATGTTCGtactcatactggagaaaaaccttatcattgtgatatctgtgggaaatcgtTCGTCAATAATTCTAATCTTGTCGttcacaaacgtagtcacactggagagaaaccgtatcattgtgaaatttgtgggaaatttTTCACTGGGAATTCATGTCTTGTTGTTCATAAACGTacccacactggagaaaaaccttttcattgtgaaatatgtggaaaatcatttgtCTGTAATAGTCACTTAAaatcacacaaacaaatgcacacaggAAGGAAGCCTGCTAACTgtgaacagtgaaaaaaaaattgcgtgtgatttaactgttattttaagCACATCACGACCATCTGATACGTTCCTCATTTCATTGTctctctgacatgtattgatgttttacattatttttctccccgtaaacacatttaatggaatgatgatgcacccaaAGCTGTCCCATTGCTGGGATCTTAGTAAAGGATTTGGactgtattttaaaaaaagaatggaaCTTTTAGGATTTATTAGGTGGGGGTGGgattaaaaagtttttttaaatgttctttcataattgtataaatttctgtgtgtaaaatacaaatttgcaaaggtttacagaaaattttaaaaaattaaaaagtgatGAGGAGTTATTGAGAATATTTAAATCAGAATTCTGCTGGACATCATGGGGAAGTATTTTGGAAATCATTCTCATTGAGTTCTGTTGtggtctgtgtatgtgcttgcatttCAGAGAAATCCTTTTACCAAAGTACAGCAATACTTTgatatatgagttaatttgttcctaGAGACCACTCATAATGCGAAAAcacgtaaagcagagcaataatttcccataatagcaatgttatatattgtaattcattcccagaaaaatattttacctataaaatttataaaactcataaagaaatggcaataaaacaacagtagaatgtaaagaatattttatgtaaagtaaaaagaatgtcaagatcatttataataaaaaaatattatgttttCTGAattacattcactcacacatactatCATTTGTAGAAGCGATCACCAAGCACTTGTAGAtcgacttactcttttacttgtttcagtcatttgactgcggccatgctggagcacccccttttagttgagcaaatcgaccccaggaattattctttggaagcgtagtacttattctatcagtctcttttgccgaaccgccaagttacggggacgtaaacacaccagcatcggttgtcaagcgatgttgggggacaaacacagacacaaacatatatatacatatatacgacgggcttctttcagtttccgtctaccaaatccactcacaaggctttggtcggcccgaggccatagtagaagacactcgcccaaggtgccacgcagtgggaatgaacccggaaccatgtggttggtaagcaagctacttaccacacagccactcttgcgcctatagatttctttttaaaaaaaaaaacatgtctagagttgtttgcttagaagtatttttttaatctctccataaatttctcagtaacacACAGAAGCAAAGGTTTCTGCTACCAGAGTAGTAGAAACTTTtatact
Coding sequences:
- the LOC106873532 gene encoding zinc finger protein 664; this encodes MSLIVTFCITNIGGFSKKTKAKIVYADCKSALKPVPHDIENPVPVSLSHDSLEDLDTHHPDSPIDEEYVVDSKKNEPRLFNEEDLVKLKDYTRRHFSVLMCFLKMNMENVNHLDTANTAGFNDTVTVTQIDRDERPLHIETVIKQRSLERNSSDYRCEIRRKTFSSEHEVFRHKVIHYREKLFQCEVCGKSFVFNSKLASHKRMHTGEKPYECAICGKSFFYNSHLVTHKRTHTGEKPFHCEMCGNHTGEKPFRCELCGKSFIKKSCLVVHKRGHNGEKPYQCEICGKSFVKNSSHVDHKIIHTGERPYHCEICGKSFTHNSHLVVHVRTHTGEKPYHCDICGKSLSDGTDVEFFTSSTSSICIIYYK